The region TGacatcaaaaatatgaaattcaaTATCCGCGCGGTTGCCCAAATGAAGATTTAGTCTGCATTATTTGacaaaaactaatttgtaactcGTAGCTTAGCTTGCTTAAACGTCTTTCTTCTCGTCTATTCACAATTTTGAATGTAAAGTTGAATTGATGACAGCTATAGGGTAATCTTTACTTAATccataaattatttattgttagtTAGTCAAAATGCAAATAGCATAATATATTCtttgtaaaatagttttaataattctTAAATGGAAATACTATTTCCATAAACAGGTATTGAATGGAAATAAATTATTGTTACTTGTTAGTAAGTCAAAATgcaaatatcataaaatatctttgtgaaataaaactttataatttttgaatGGAAGTACTATTTCCATAAACAAGCATTGTagaactttttctttttcaaaaaaaaaggaaggaaaaCAAGCATTGTAGaaaaaagttcttttttttttaacaatgaaAAAAAGTTCAAACGTAACAAAATACTGTTGTAGAAAAATGGAATTTCTATAATATACAAAGGCCCATTAAAAGCCCATAAAGACCATATGCTtatattgttgtaaaaaaagCCCATAAAGAAACGTCTAATCACACGATTAGCACAACACTCTCTTCCGTTGACTGGTAGAAGACGATGGTTGATGGTTTTTAGCTATGGCGGTTCCACTGTACTAATCGCTCACTCTCCTATTATCCTTTTCTTCTCCGCATTGCTTCCATGTCTCTCCCGATCTCACTGCCAACCTTGAGATCGAAGATATCACTTTGTAAGTCCCCAGGTTCTCTTTGTACTGTTGTATAATTCTGTACGGTCGTTAGGGTTATCTTCATAATTAAATCATCAGTATCGTCTCTCAGTTTGATGTTTCTTCTCATTTGAACTTCTAAGGGAGCAgcgaattagggttttgaacGCCATGATTGATATGTTCTTTGTCTGATCATTGGTTGATGATGTGAACTTGAACAGTTACTTATTAAGTATCTGAGATGTATCTTAAGAGTTTTTTGTGTTCGTTCAGTGACTCAGTGCATTATTTATTCCTCATTACCATAAACAATCAAAGGTGCTTATGGAGTCAGTTTCTTATGATGATCTCACCTGCTTTGTTGTTTATGCATGATTCTAATTACATCTACTTATTTTCATGGTGTTTTGTAGtcattgtttattttgttgATCTGATTACTGAGACTCGGAACGATTATCttatatttgttcttttttgtttctcaGGAGAATGGGGTCAGAAGGAAACATCAAGAACACGGTTGTGACACAAGTAAGCGTTGGTGGGTTTGGGGATAAAACAACTGCAAAAGAGCTTACAGATTACCTTGAAGAAGAAGTAGGACTCGTTTGGCGATGCAGATTAAAAACTTCTTGGACTCCTCCTGGTTCTTATCCTAATTTCGACATCACTGACACTTCAAACATCCCCACGTTTGATGGTTACAAGAGAGTGGAGCCTCATGCCTTTGTCCATTTCGCGGTTCCTGAGTCAGCAGGTCGTGCAATGGATGCTGCGGGGCAATCCAAGCTCATCCTCGATGGCCAGCCTTTGAAAGTCAGCTTGGGGCCTAAGAACCCGTACACGCTTAaccagagaagaagaacgaCAACACCTTATAAGCTGACTGGTGTTTCGATTGAGATTGGGACCTTGGTTGCCCGCGATGAGTTTCTTGTTTCTTGGAGAGCTGAAGGGGTTGATTTCCTCGTAGACCCTTTTGACAACACTTGCAGATTTTGCTTCACAAAGAGCACTGCCTTCTCTTTGAAGGACACAATGATGTACGCTGTGATCAACTGTGATTATAAGTTGGAGCTATTGGTGAGAGACATACGAACAGTCAGGCAGTATAGAACTCTTGATGGCTATGTGCTACTCTTGCAGCTGGCTTCATCACCCCGTGTCTGGTACAGAACAGCCGATGATGATATCTATGAAACTGTTCCCGTCGATCTCTTGGATGATGATGACCCTTGGATCCGTACCACTGATTTTACCCAGGCTGGGGCAATTGGCCGATGCCTTACATATCGAGTGCTCATATCTCCTCGGCATGAGAAGAAAATGAATACAGCCTTGGACTATCTAAGGGCGCGGAGAGTGCATGAGGAGCGTGTGAGGTGGCCTCCCAGGATTCGTGATGAGCCCTGTTTTGGGGAGCCTATTACAGATCATTTCTTCTGCATTCACCACAGGGAAGGAAtctcctttgagatcatgttCCTAGTAAATGCAGTGCTGCACAGAGGGGTTTTTAACCAGTTTCAGTTGACTGACCGCTTCTTTGATCTTCTCAGAAACCAACCCAAGGATGTCAATATAGCTACCCTCAAGCATCTCTGTACCTATAAACGACCCGTTTTTGATGCGTACAAGAGGCTGAAGCTTGTTCAGGAATGGATTCAGAATAATCCAAAGCTTTTAGGGAGTCATGTGCAGTCAGATGATATCTCTGAGATTAGAAGGCTAGCGATTACTCCAACCAGAGCTTATTGCCTGCCCCCAGAAGTTGAGCTCTCCAACAGGGTACTCAGGAAATACAAAGCTTTGTCTGATAGATTTTTGCGCGTAACTTTCATGGACGAAAGCATGCAGACCATGAACTCAAATGTTCTTTCGTACTTTGTTGCTCCGATtgtgaaggatcttacctcaagCTCTTTCTCCCAGTATAACTCTATGATATTTCTGAAAGTGCTGGATGCTTTGTTTTTGCATGCTTGTAGTAGTGATTAACTGATTATATATGCTTGCTTCTGAGTTTATTGATTGCATGGTATAGGTTATTAGCATCATATTGAGTTCATTCTGCAGGAGCTTCGTTGCTccttatttttagttattatctATTGCAATAATATCATGATTCTAGCATCTGCTTATCTAGTAATCATTTCTTTGTTTTACTTTCTTTTCTACGCGCTTGCAAAACAAGTATTGGGTAATCGGTGGTTTTTTGTTACAGGATATAATAGAATTCTTTGTAAAAAACATGGCGAATGAGCATTTGGGTACAATATGCAATGCCCACGTCGTTCATGCTGATAGAAGTGAGTATGGAGCCATGGACGAAGAATGTTTGCTACTGGCAGAGCTAGCTGCCACAGCAGTCGATTTCCCAAAGACAGGGAAGCTGGTGACAATGCCTTTCCACCTGAAACCCAAACTCTACCCTGATTTCATGGGGAAAGAACTTTATTAAATAAGTAGATcttgtttatttgtcatgttaATCACAATTTTAGGTGATTCTTACTTATTTTTCATGTTCTTAATGATTTTAACTTATGagtcattaattatatttatactattatctgaaattttattaaataactagatATAAGAATTATGTtagaaatctaaatatttttctccACCCAAAAAAAGAGAATTAAGGAATAACAACTATGAAAATAAGGGTTTCCGTTCGTAAAATTTGTGAAAAGTGTCGGCTAATCCGTAGGAGGGGACGAATTATAGTAATTTGTTCCAACCCGAGGCATAAACAAAGCTTTTTGACCCCATATTGTAGGGTGGATCTCGAAAGATATGAAAGATCTCCCTCCAAACCGTACATACGACTTTTATCGAATACGGCTTTCCACAGAATTCTATATGTTTCTATGAAATCGAGTATGGAATTCTGTTTACTCACTTTTAAATTGAGTATCAGTTTCcctctttttttctgaaaatcgagatggaaataaaaaaaaaatcgaatttagattttttcaaaataaaaaaagaggatcattaaaaaaattacatttgtaATGATGATATTacgttattttaaaataaatcaaaataaaattgatctttgattctatttaaaaaaagacATACACAAATTTAGAAGAGATaagatgaaataaaaaaaataactgaagttataatagagttatttttttatgtattattttttcttattaatttctTAAAGTAAAGGAAATGGAAAAATCGTGGTTCAATTTGATGTTTTCTAATGGAGAATTGAAATACAGAGGCGAGCTAAGTAAAGCAATGGAAATTCTACAAGAGTCATTCGTTCTTTTTTCTCTGACAGATGGTCAGAACTTCATCTGGGTTCGAATCCTACTAAGAGGTTAGATTGCTGAAAAAGAAGTTTATTCAAAAATTCAAGatctaaaaaattaactaattcacaattttgaaatttaacgAGTTTTTAATTCTCGAATATTCAACTGATTAATTAATTctttatattatattgttataggatatgtaatttaatatacatcaataaatttgtaaaatgttttaattaGTGTAAAGTCCATTATATGTAAATactatatactttttatttatgatttgattattttttcagTCATTCTCAAAgaaaagctatatatatatatacatatatatagctatatatgtgtgtatatatataatatataatgaattggACGTCattgtattaattaaattttttaaaatttcataattctcaaacaaataataaatgaacTAAATTCCATCTATGCCCATCAGATTAATATTGTCTATTATAAGTATACCATGTAATGCATTTTTAGCACATCTATAAATAACTAAACAGAAGTAAGagttatactaaaaatattttacttgagCTAATCTatgaaatgatattttataaaatatgtggCTTAGTGGTTAATGTgtataagtttattttaaatatctaatttatGGTTTGttatagtaaaataattatatatgattGCAATTTACATGATTTTCATGAGAACATATAAGACAAAAAAAGTCATTTatatcctaatttttttttcaaatgtgtTTTGATTAGAAACCTAACTTTATAGtgttagatatattttaagtaatataaaaataaataaatgtaacgATTTCTTGAGAATATTTGATTTCTTATATCATATttcagaatttttaaaattaatcttaTATTGTTGATTAAACTAAACTATACCTAATAATTAATATagcttaaaatctcaaaatatgtaaatttatatcATCCAAGtgatataacaaaatatttttaaatttaaatattagaaatatatcaCAACTCATATACGGTAGTCTATTTGAAAAGACTCATATGatagtttctatttttattttatttttctcataatTATGAGATACATGTATTAAAACGATTAATACAATgcaaaacatttaattttattctttcattattaaccaatcaaaagttTCTATCGATTAcaacaaaatttagtttttcaaaattattataaattttaaatatattcaaaatttatttaccgcaagtaatatttaaatatcaaaagttaataatatattCAAAAGTTATTCCGCGATATCGTAAGAAGTCATCCagtatcaaatattttaaatatcaaaagatTTAAGAGGTTCTAGAATAGAtttttcatgtatatatatttgttttagttatcatatttgtatatattcattttctaatacataatttacaaaacaaattaaaaaaaaattgtaaagaaaAACTAAGTAAAATTTTAGTACAACATTGGTAAATTTTTAGTAAAACTTTAGAAACTTTTAGtataaatttagaatttttttttattcaaaagatTTCATTACTAAAATACAGATCagttaatttaaataaaatattttattctgaaaaaataatatttcctacttgaaacaaataaacagtcatttaatttttatcaatcATTATTATTACGGAAATCGTCTCGCCCGAATTTCCGTTTGGCCGTCATTTTGCACGGAAATCGTCTCGCCCGAATTTTGCACAAAACTCGTCTCGCCCGAATTTTGCACGGACAACACATACATCATCTTCATAGATATCGTAGATCGGATCACCATAAATCTCTCGATAGATCTCAtggttctcttctctctcaacaaaAAGACTTTCGTCCAGGATATAATAGATGCTAATACTCACCATGACATCCAGAATCGTCTTCGATTAAGAAATCAAAGAAAcgcggctctgataccaactgatgcaGCGGACGATAGGGTGAACGGTCGATCAAAGAACTTTTAGGGTTCTAGAGACCTGTTCTTGGATCAATCAAGAGTTTCTTTCGATAGCGTCTTGAGACCAACTTCTTCtattgataaatttaatcaaatcaataacaaagcaactcaaagaagatgaatttaatcaaatctctTTCAAGGTATAAAGCAAAAGCTcgtttattaattatcaaagtCTGAATACATCTTTAGGCTTGAAtgcctatttataataaatccttaaatctagaaaatcataatcttaactaaaatagaaaaaccattaaaatatagaacatacaaataaaaggtaattatctaattcaatatatttaacaaaataaataataagatatttggaaataatccaaatacagtataacctctttaaattaataatcgatagattaatatttctataaattaatataattttatagttccaaattgagtttttggttcaattagtatctcgataaattaataatctctataaattaataaaaaaatatagttttggtgtagtcccaacattattaatttatagaggtttgaCTGTACTTATCTGCATCAAAAtgtcacaaaacaaaaaaaatagattttatgtcgaaaccaataagattttacaGATAGTTTATATTGGATCCGAATCGATTTTATTGGATTCGGGTCGATTTTGTTGGATTCGGTCGATTTTATTGGATCCGGGTCTATTCGGATCAGTTTTTTTCGGTTTCGATTCTTTTGTGTAGAATAATTTTCGACCCAACAAATATTCGACCCAACAAATACTTGTacactttcggtttggttttggatcGAATATTTTCAGGTCAGTTTCGAttaaagtttttgaatccggctaaaatgccTAGACCTAAACTGCTAAACCTGATTATAACAAatcttgaataaaaaaaatatgattttgcacaaaaaaagaaaaattccttaaaaatacacagactacattttctttgctgaaaaaatacacgaactttttaggctttccaaaaaatacacagactaattttggttgtccataaaatacataaacttttgaATCAGAGTTAACATCTTCTAACGGTGTCTTAACAGAACGttaatcagagttaacgtcgttaaaatcgaggtgtgaaacctccaaaatttaaaagttcatgtattttatggacaaccaaaattaatcTGTGTATTTTTGGGAaacctaaaaagttcgtgtatttttttcAGCAAATaaaattcagtctgtgtatttttaaggaatttttccTTATCTATTAGGATCTTTGGATTTCCTTCGGTGTCAGTGTTTTGAAATGAAGAACTTCCACATGTAATCGGTTGTAAGAAAGATCCAGACTCCTAATCAGTTCCACCTTGGTGAGTTCATAGGGAATTGTACTAGTAATCAGGTTAGAGGAAAGATCCAGTGTATCCAATAAAGTAACATCTGTAAACCATCTACGAACCCGATATATTCGATTTGACCTTCCACGTTTGTTATAAGTTATAACGCACAATTTACATTAATAATTTCTAGGGTTGGgtaaaaaatccgaacccgaaaaactgaaccgaacccgatccaaaaaagtagcaccgaacccgaaccgaaattgattaaatatccgaacgggttcaaaatttcggtatttaaagaaccgaaaccgaatccgatccgaaccgaaatgtttggatacccgaatgtatccgaaataaatttaaatacttaaatatatacattattttatatataatgtatattaaaatattaaaaatatataagatacctttaagttttccaaaatactcggaaaatatatgcaaatagtcaaaagtaaatgtttgaaataactaaagtatactgaaaacaccaaaatagttaaatatctattgattttttatccaaatattcaaagaaaaccaatttatatgttaaattaaggtattttgacatatatgttatgaaaatctatatgtaatatattatatttcttatagattttgaaaatttaaagtatataatgaattttgaaaatttaaaaacattttaaatgggttatccgaacccgagccgaacccgcaaagatccgaaccgaacccgaaccgaaatttagaaatatccgaatggggctaaAATTTTtgaacccgaaaacccgaaacccgaatggactgaaccgaaacccgaatggctACCCGAACGCCGAGCCCTAATAATTTCTTTAGAGACATGACCAGATAACATAAACTTCATCCTCCTTTTATTAGCCAAAAAGCTTGCTTGACTCATGGCAACCGTTGCCTGAATATCTACAAAGTGAAACCATcatttcatttattaaatatgatcTTTTATTCTAAAGTTTTCACCTTCAATATGTAAAGAAATCATTACTAGAATCAGAGTTAGATATCTAGAGTTGATTGCTTAACAAATTAGTGTGGTGAGCTTACAATAACTTATCGAAATGCAACCGCAAATTTGATCAATTTTTTATGacagaaacaaaatataatatttagttttatatgatattttataattttgtgaaaactggagatttttttttcaaaatacaaaGGTTTTACTTATTATGATCTActtattaaatacaaaatttaaatttaacattatcACTTCccaaatcagaaaatatatactatatttgaTAAGTGAATATGCTAATTTGTCATTTCcccataattttatatttaatctattttatgtttaattattaattttagtagataattttaatgatttagctctatttttttttgatgaccCTAGTATCTGGGTCTCCCCAAAGGACTCCCGACTAGCAACCAGGATCGTCTACCAGAAATATGGACTTTTCCCTCCGGGAAACCCGCCGAAGACATCAGACTGGTGATCACCCCATGTTAGTTCACCAGTGGCTGAGATTCGAATAgttttatgcttaattattaattttagtaaataattttaatgatttagcTGTAATTTATCGTTATCTTAggaataactaaaaattatttgaGAACTGAATTTACTGATTTGTCATTCTCCccataattttagatttaatctattttatgcttaattattaattttagtaaataattttaatggtttagctgtaatttataattatgttaagaataattaaaaaaattctaacgataatattatagttaaatttatattattatatttaccttagtaatattaaataatattaaaattatatatatatatatcacataagatATAACGTTTTTAGattagttttttaatatataattaccgATATATTAGAAATGAATTTCACTAATTatataatcatcattatctaaatattttgtattatgttttgaaaatatttacatttaataattataaaataaatataaatccatgaATATTctgtatatatgaatgttttcaaatttattttacgtaataaaagatattttattaaattgaaaaattgacgaatataaaaaattaatatttaattaattattaaatatttcaaaagcattaatatacaattatttGAGAGATAATTTGGTGATGTGTAAATTGTTaatcataatataaattttaattatttagctGTAATTAGtcattatcttgagaataattaaaaaatctaacgataatatttagtaaatttatattattatatttaccttattaatattaaaaaattaaataaataagtatatatatatatatcacataagatAGAGCGTTTAAAGTCTTTATTagtcttaataaataattatattttatttttaatatataattgacttaaattaaaaaaaacatttattaatttataatcaccATTATCTAAAAAGTTTTTGAATTCtgttatcaaaaaatattttaaattataatattttataaataaatataaatttatatatatattatgtatatatgaatgtttttaaataaaagaattatcatatataaaaaattattatttaattaattattaaatatttcaaaagcatgaaaatactattatttgagaagtaaatTTGATGATTTATCATCCTCCCCATAATTTGAGGTTTAATCATATATTGTGGTtaattattaatcttaataaaaaaatttagtgatTTAGCTgtaatttatcattatcttgagaataattaaaaaaatctaacgataatttcattgtaaatttagattatatttactttagtattcttaaaaaattatatatatgtacataagATAGAATGAGTCATTTATCTTTTACGATAATTTTTTTAGGACAATGAAAATCACTTATCAtgataattttttgaaaatattggctctcacatttaaaatttttgtgaTAATTTTTGTGATAGTcagttcaaaattattttatactattatttgcgaaataATTTGTTTGTTCTCACATTTAAATTTAGagcgttaattttttttaattactgtTAATAGATAACTGtattatatttgataatatataattactcataaattaaaaaagaatttcGTTAATTTATAGTCATCATTATCTTAAACTTTTGTGTattattttatccaaaatattttacattataatattttaaaaataaatataaatctctatatatagttttatgtacATATGAatgtttcaaaattattttacgtaataaaagaTAGTTTAGTAACATAAAAGTTatcatgtataaaaattaatatttaattaattattaaatatttcaaaaacatgaCAATGATTTATTCTAATagtttttaaattgataatatatttatttataaatatttgtaaaattattaaaaataaatataatggaACAGAGACAAAAGAAGAATAGAAAATGCTTTTCTGTATATTACGTTGAAGAGATTACAATCTTATATATACAACTCCTCTGAAGAGAATATCTCAACTTCATATCTATATACTTGCAAGTTGCAACAGATCGAAACTTATGGATGACTAAGTATCTAGGCTTAATAACTAAACAAAATCCCAATAATATCAGGAATCCATTCCAAAATACTCAACaataagaagagagagagaacatcTAGTTCGTAAGGAAAAGTGATGCAAGccaaagttacaaaaaaaaaagaaggaaaagtgATGCAGTCTTGATTTTTAGGACTATTTTCGTtcggttgttcaaaaaaaaaaggactaTTTTCGTTCCAAATTTAAATTGTTTACAAGGTTTTCCCTATAAGG is a window of Raphanus sativus cultivar WK10039 unplaced genomic scaffold, ASM80110v3 Scaffold1328, whole genome shotgun sequence DNA encoding:
- the LOC130504047 gene encoding RNA-dependent RNA polymerase 6-like, which encodes MGSEGNIKNTVVTQVSVGGFGDKTTAKELTDYLEEEVGLVWRCRLKTSWTPPGSYPNFDITDTSNIPTFDGYKRVEPHAFVHFAVPESAGRAMDAAGQSKLILDGQPLKVSLGPKNPYTLNQRRRTTTPYKLTGVSIEIGTLVARDEFLVSWRAEGVDFLVDPFDNTCRFCFTKSTAFSLKDTMMYAVINCDYKLELLVRDIRTVRQYRTLDGYVLLLQLASSPRVWYRTADDDIYETVPVDLLDDDDPWIRTTDFTQAGAIGRCLTYRVLISPRHEKKMNTALDYLRARRVHEERVRWPPRIRDEPCFGEPITDHFFCIHHREGISFEIMFLVNAVLHRGVFNQFQLTDRFFDLLRNQPKDVNIATLKHLCTYKRPVFDAYKRLKLVQEWIQNNPKLLGSHVQSDDISEIRRLAITPTRAYCLPPEVELSNRVLRKYKALSDRFLRVTFMDESMQTMNSNVLSYFVAPIVKDLTSSSFSQYNSMIFLKVLDALFLHACSSD